In one window of Carassius carassius chromosome 38, fCarCar2.1, whole genome shotgun sequence DNA:
- the LOC132119674 gene encoding protein Wnt-4a-like has protein sequence MSSEYLIRSLLMLFLALFSANASNWLYLAKLSSVGSISDEETCEKLRGLIQRQVQICKRNVEVMDAVRRGAQLAIDECQFQFRNRRWNCSTLESVPVFGKVVTQGTREAAFVYALSAASVAFAVTRACSSGELDKCGCDRNVHGVSPEGFQWSGCSDNIAYGVAFSQSFVDIRERSKGQSSNRALMNLHNNEAGRKAILNNMRVECKCHGVSGSCEVKTCWKAMPPFRKVGNIIKEKFDGATEVELRKVGTTKVLVPRNSQFKPHTDEDLVYLDPSPDFCEHDPRSPGILGTAGRFCNKTSKAIDGCELMCCGRGFHTEEVEVVDRCSCKFHWCCYVKCKQCHKMVEMHTCR, from the exons ATACTTAGCAAAGCTGTCATCAGTGGGGAGCATCTCAGATGAAGAAACCTGTGAGAAGCTCAGAGGACTCATCCAGAGGCAGGTTCAGATCTGCAAGCGCAATGTGGAGGTGATGGACGCCGTCCGCAGGGGCGCTCAGCTCGCCATCGACGAGTGCCAGTTTCAGTTCCGCAACCGACGCTGGAACTGCTCGACGCTAGAAAGTGTTCCTGTGTTTGGCAAAGTGGTCACACAAG GTACACGGGAAGCTGCATTTGTGTACGCTTTATCTGCTGCTAGTGTAGCCTTTGCAGTGACCAGAGCCTGCAGCAGTGGGGAGCTGGACAAGTGTGGCTGCGACCGCAATGTGCACGGTGTCAGTCCAGAGG GTTTCCAATGGTCAGGATGCTCTGATAACATTGCATACGGGGTTGCTTTTTCCCAGTCCTTTGTGGACATCAGAGAACGAAGTAAAGGACAGTCCTCCAACAGAGCCCTAATGAACCTTCATAACAATGAGGCAGGGAGGAAG GCAATTCTGAACAACATGCGAGTGGAATGTAAGTGCCATGGCGTTTCTGGCTCTTGTGAGGTAAAAACCTGCTGGAAAGCAATGCCGCCATTCCGCAAAGTGGGCAACATAATCAAGGAGAAATTTGACGGTGCTACAGAGGTGGAGCTACGCAAAGTGGGCACCACCAAGGTCCTGGTTCCCCGAAACTCACAGTTCAAGCCACACACAGATGAAGATCTGGTGTACCTGGACCCAAGCCCAGACTTCTGCGAACATGACCCCAGATCTCCAGGTATACTGGGCACCGCGGGCCGCTTTTGCAACAAGACCTCGAAGGCCATCGATGGCTGTGAGCTCATGTGCTGTGGTCGCGGATTCCACACGGAGGAGGTGGAGGTGGTCGACCGCTGCAGCTGCAAGTTCCACTGGTGCTGCTACGTCAAGTGCAAACAGTGCCACAAGATGGTTGAGATGCACACATGTCGGTGA